The following DNA comes from Plodia interpunctella isolate USDA-ARS_2022_Savannah chromosome 1, ilPloInte3.2, whole genome shotgun sequence.
TGGAGAATTGTATTTGGAATGTCAGTTTTATATCTACTTGCACTAATTTTTTTACTCTTCCAAAGTTATTCAACAGTATATGACATTATGTATTGGATTGATCCTAATCTCCGAAACTTCCACATTGACATGGAAAAGGTATTAATTTCTATCATATTTGTTCTTCATATCATCATTGTTATCTATTTGGCTTTAATATGTTGATACATaattatgagaaataaatatattattttgttaatgtgtaataattatatgttgtCAGTTAATTTTGGGTCTCCCTAACcctatgaataaattttgaaattttttacaataaaaagttatttaaccATCTAACTTCTAAAATcatcatctcattattatagaATGAGAGCTCTTAGCCTTTCATTCTGAGaaagttaaaactaaatcaCAAAATCAATGAATGTACTACCTTAAAACAACCATCCTGTATAATTTCTGCCTTCCATCTTCTATTTTGCTCTTTTCAATAGTAGATGTATGTAATCTTTCCTGAATGTTGATAGATTAGCTTTTTTCCCTTCTGCCAGTAAGCTATCCACTTTTGCACAGCACATGATgtattaacttaaaatttgtttactaaCAGAGAGGGgaattttatacttaatatttaattattttttaagatattttatctatatctctcatctgagccccagaattctgtttttttttttctcatttagcCAATTCGTTGAACATTTCATTCAACAATTTGGCTAGTTGTTCTTTAGTCATTCAATTGATTCGAATGAGCTAGCCTTCTAATTAAATGGCCTATTCTACTAGATGACTGCGACAAATACACAATAAGCACAgcttatgtttatatattgttattttttcaggaATATGCAGTAAATTGCTCAGATATCAGTATTGCCAAAGTCTGGTCGCATTTAGATGTGTTTGCGTGGGGGCACTTCTTTGGGTGGTTGTTTAAAGCCATACTATTCCGCCATGCTGGCTTATTATGGGCAATTTCTATCATGTGGGAAATAACTGAAATTGCATTCGCCCACCTGCTTCCTAATTTCTTGGAATGTTGGTGGGATTCTATAATTTTGGATGTTCTTATTTGCAATGGCTTAGGTATTTGGTGTGGACTTAAAATATGCAAAGTTTTAGAAATGAGAGAATATAAGTGGGTTAGTATAAGGTAagcttttgtattttaaatttaagctacTTTTGAAGTTTAGAGTAAACACTggtgtgttattttattcaagtcgcccatTGCCAAAAGAACATAACTTTTACAACAGCTATCTAGTGGCTGCTGTTAATGcaattaattcattatattttgaatttaaaacttaatttctcACACTTAGTGTGGCTTTTCGATATAAAAACTACACTATGTTGTGCTCCATAACTTTCATGACCTTAAACTAAAAGTTCCATCGAAATCGGAGAGATCATCATAATTTccaaatttattcttttacaGGGACATTTCTTCAACAACagggaaaataaaaagagCAATATTGCAATTCACGCCTGTTCAATGGACGCCTGTACGCTGGCTCGACCCAACATGCACTTACATGAGATTTTTCGCTCTTGCACAGCTCGTCGTATTCTGGCAAATATCTGAActgaacacattttttttaaaacatgtttatgAGATGCCACCTTCACATCCCTTGGTGATAGCGCGACTTTGTCTCATTGGCGTAATTGTAGCTCCTTCGGTTAGGTAATGGcgaacttttaaattaaattatataatgttatatactCGTAAACACTAGGTGTCACCTGGTCTAATTTTACTAGCTTAAATAAGAGTAGTGTGTATTAGGGACTTAGCGGTTGGTTTTGGGACAAAAAtcttatatagattttattaagttcACAAAAAGTCTGGAATGGTCATTTGGgttccaaataaaattttgaattattaatttcatttttacagacaatattatatatatgtaacagATCCAAATTGTAAAAGAGTGGGTACACAATGCTGGGTTTATGGCGCCATAATGGTCACAGAATCAATGCTATGCATCAAAAATGGAAAAGAACTATTTGGACAAGCTCAAGTATGCAATGTTATAGTGTGgttaattattcaaatgttaGTGTCAATTGGCTGTGTATATGGTGTAGTCCTTTACCATAGATATTTTAAGGTAAGAAACATCAAGTTACTATCTTATTGATTGTGTGATTAATgtgaatattcatattttaatgatgtaCTTAGTACTTACTACTAgtaattagtaaaatttaattttaatttacggtaatgtcaattataataaaaaagcctTAACATGTATTCGGCTCccatatcatcatcattttcattgaaaatggTGGCCGATTTGTTAGCGCGATTTTATGTTCGAATAGTCGTTCTTtcggatttatttatttgattttgaagaagAAACTTAgcctagattttttttgttgagaGCTATTTCGTTTAAaagttgatattttatttgccaaataattttcattttaacaaaGTTTGGAAAATAGCATCGTAGACCGATGTTGTATTGCCTCAGTAGACCCATCATGTCAAATCAATTACTATTGccgtatttaatttaatgttctAAACTTTATTTCAGCCCCCCAAAAGTGCCACTATCAGGAACAGCTTGAATAAAGACCAATAAAGCTGATGATCCTCGTAGTAAGTTCCATATGTTATGTTCTTTGGTACCTAATCCTCAAATATTAATCTAAATTGAACCAGTTAACATTATCTAAAACGATATATGCataatttctatagaaattagCTTACCATCTTGATCTCTTTTTACCAGACAATGATAATTGGTAATTTCCGGTAGTATTGTCTCATATGTCGTTGCCtcggtaaaaaataatactatttaaatataacttcaaTCAATTTACGACTTTTTAAACTAAtacttagttttaaagttatttaaataatttatggtCATCGAAGACTTTGGATGGTACTGGTAGGTACACaaattacctacctaaatgatttttttctttaactaCTTCCTCATAGGTACTTGTGTACCTACTACCACTACCATCCAAGTCGCACAAGCATTGCACCTCTGCGCCAAAAATACCCCAGTTGTATTATACTAGCTgctgcccgcgacttcgttcgtgtggccgaacaatttttggtaaggagtcaaaattattagtgatattaaaaaaaactttatatactatattggGGGTCATTGCTTCGGGCGCCAAAAGACCTGAAGAGTTACCCTGGAGAAAGCCAAAGTCGCAATGAGTAATACACGCGGGATAAGTACACTTTCACCAGCACCAGTCAGAGTATCTTGGcttcaattaaatttgtgacctagcgagcgaagcgagcgacttctacaaatcaacttagggcaaatttttttttttgtatgtgtgtatgttttatttataaattaattaatcaattaaccATCTTGTTTCAGTACTGATGAACAACAAGTTCCTGTTAAGAATTTGGAAATTCATTGTGGCCCTGTAGTTTTTATAGTGTTTATATAATACGAGAAACGAGTCACTATACCTTTgatattattagtaggtaaTGTATGAagtatgtacaaaaaataaataatattattttaattctaagTATACTCAGAGGTGGCGGAAGGCGTAGGCCTAGGAGCCTTCGTCCGTGGCCTCACGGTGctgttttttatatcattatggTTATGGACAGGTTCCACAAAAACTGCACAACTACAACACAGGACCGGACCAAATGGAAAGAATGGAAGGAGGCCTTTGTCTAGCAGTGAGACACCTGATGtctctaaataaataagtggtTACGACCTAAGAAAGCTCATTCGCCCAGTCATTGTCAGAGTAAAAATTCGAGATACTTCCAAAAGCATGTACCTGTTCAGCTATGACAGTGTGACCTCAAAACGTAATTCGTAAAACGTGGAAAGGAAAGTACTCTGGCCATAAAGATTCCGTCTCCGGCCGCCACTGAGATATTAATCCGTTGCTTTCGCTATGTATTTTGTTCTATCTCATAACTATcctcttattaataaaaaagttacaaatataGTTTTCCTCGTTTTccatcaatgtcaaatattgttaagtgataaaacatactttaacgTTTTTCTTACTATCCGATGTAAATGTGCCGCTTAAAATTATCTACTGTCTCGATTCTCACTAAGTAGTTCGATTTCATACGATACTTGCCTTGCAGCCATGAAGGAACATGCGTAGCTACCTACTACAACCAATAAATGTTTAGGTGGTGCTGCGCaatcttaatattatttattgtgtctCAATTCTGCGTGACCGACGGGTTAACTAAGTGTtggtaacttttttattaataaaaagatcgtttaaattatatactttatatattactgaaaacccgaataataattataacatagtTGTCGTAGGGCCAGATTTAGTTTAGAAGCTCCTTAGACCTTTGAATTGGGATAATCTACAATTGTAATAATAGCTGGTCCAAGGATCCATGAGAAAAAGAAATCCTTTTACTGTGGATAGagtttacatattataat
Coding sequences within:
- the LOC128683488 gene encoding phosphatidylserine synthase-like; the protein is MANLKERTNSGTYNELQNEFVAAFSSINERPVDDISLEFFYKPHTITLLAVSIASVIYTAFVRNEDNIQDNIWSGICCAVFFFLIISVLTFPNGPFTRPHPAVWRIVFGMSVLYLLALIFLLFQSYSTVYDIMYWIDPNLRNFHIDMEKEYAVNCSDISIAKVWSHLDVFAWGHFFGWLFKAILFRHAGLLWAISIMWEITEIAFAHLLPNFLECWWDSIILDVLICNGLGIWCGLKICKVLEMREYKWVSIRDISSTTGKIKRAILQFTPVQWTPVRWLDPTCTYMRFFALAQLVVFWQISELNTFFLKHVYEMPPSHPLVIARLCLIGVIVAPSVRQYYIYVTDPNCKRVGTQCWVYGAIMVTESMLCIKNGKELFGQAQVCNVIVWLIIQMLVSIGCVYGVVLYHRYFKPPKSATIRNSLNKDQ